The genomic interval TACTCTCATGTTCTGCTCAGTATGTGGCACCCAGCAAGCGGACGCGGCGCAAGCCTGCGCCGTCTGCGCCGGTGTACCCGTTACTTCCGCCAACACGTCGACCGTCACCCCGGCTTCGGGTTACGAACCGCTGCCGCCCGGCATTGCCGGCTGGAGCTGGGGCGCCTTCCTCATGAATTGGATCTGGGCAATCGGCAACCGCACCTGGATCGGGCTGCTTGCGATCGTTCCCTTCATCGGCTTCTTCGTTTCCATCTGGCTCGGCGTCAAGGGCCGTGAAATGGCGTGGAAAAACAAACACTGGGACAGTGTCGAGCACTTCAAGCGCGTCCAGCGCACGTGGACGATCTGGGGCGTGGTCCTGTGCCTGGCGCCTGCCGTGCTCATCACGATATCGATGGTGGCAGTGGCCATCCCGGCCTACCAGGGTTATGTCGAGAAATCCCGCCAGGCCCAGCTGCGTTTCGATGCGCAGAAGGCGGCGGACGCCGCCCCAGCTGTGCAATAACCGGCACAGCCCATCCGACTGCGCCATGTCAGGCGCGCCAAGCGCAAGCCCACACCGATGCCTCGGGTGGGCTTTTTTCATTGCGCCTGCAGCTGCGCCCGCAGGCGGGCAAAGTGGGCATAGTCTTCCTTGCTGAGCGGAAAGCGCTCCAGCACCTGCAAGGCGCTGCCGCGCACGTCGCGGCTTTCCTGGCCATTCGCCGCCAGCGCCAGCAGGCTGTCCTTGACGCCCGGGTCGCGCGCCCCTGTCTGGGCAATCGCGAAAATCGCCGCCTGACGCACCTCTGGCGCGCTGTCGCCCGGGGCCTGGGCCAGGCGCGGGCCGCTCTCCCCGCTCTTGTCCCACTGCCCCAATTGCTGCAGGCTGCGGCTGCGCACGACGGGATCGGCGTGCTGCGACAGCGTGGTCAGTTGCGCGACCACCTGCGCCGCTTCGTCGGGATCGGCCGCACCGGCCTGCAAGGCGGACAGGGCGCCGATCAGCACCGCGGGCGACTGTTCGCTCGCCAGTACGCGCCGCGCCAGGCTGCGCGTCTCGGGCGCGTTCGGCGCCACGCTGCGCAGCATGTCGAAACCGAATGTGCGGTCGACCAGGTTGCCGCTGTTGGCCAGGCGATTGGCAAGGAACACGACGTCCGGCGCCTGCACGGTGGACAGGATGGTTTTCAGGAGGTCGCGCGCCTGGGTGGTCTGCGCCGTGTCGTAAAAGCCGATCAGCTTGCGCCGCGCCGCCGGGTCGGTCTGCGCCAGCTTGCGTAGCCGGTCTTCCGCCTGGTAAGCCGCTTCGCCGCGCTCGCCCGGCTGCAGGGCGCTCGCCCACAAGGCGTCGACACCGGCGGCGGGTGGCAGGGTTGCCGCGGCGAGGTGTGCGCTCGCCTGCGCGGCCGCCGGCGGCGCGCTCCGTGCATCGCCAAAGCCCGGGCCGGCAGCCGGCTGGACGGTGGACGCCACCGGTCCGGGGGGCGCGGCGTCGGGAGCACGGATCAGCCAGGCCAGGCCGAAGCCGACGGCAAAGCTGAGCAGCACAGGGACGAGGCGCGATGGCAGGGATGGTACGTTCACGGTGCTGCTTTCCTTCTGCGACATGTTTTGACCCATGATCAGGCTGGACGAGCACGCCCGCCCAGCCCCGGCTTTAGTTCATCAACAGATCGGCCTGGCGGCTCGTGGTCTGCGTCTGCAAACCGAAGTGCCCGAGCGCATAGTCGGTGGTCGAGTTCTGCAGGTCGACATTGCTGGTATGCGCACCGTAGACATAGCAGCTGCCATAGCAGACCACCTCGTCGATCCAGCTCTTGATCGAATACATCTTCGCACCATAGCGTTTGCCGCGCACGGATCTGGTCAGCGGGCTGTCGATCGACAGGCCGTTCGCGCCACAGGTGGGCGTGATGACATTGTAGGGATACACGCCGCAGGAATTCAGGCCCCACTGCGCGCCGGCGACGCTGACGAAGGAATTGACGCGGCTGGCGTAGCCGAGTTCGTTGATCGCTTTCATCGCCAGGGTCACGCCCATCGAATGGCCGATGACGTCGATCTTGCCGGTGCAGGAGCTGGCATGGGCCGAGGTCATGGCGCTCTTGACCGGACTCGTGTTCGCGGTGCCGTGATCGTTGCTGGCGGGATTCGTCTTCGAGCCCCAGTTCGGCAGGAACAGCTGCGAAGCCAGGTAGCCGCGGCCCTTCAGGGTGGCGACGGTGTTGTTCCAGTCGGCCGGCGAGCCGGTATTGCCGTGCACGAGCACGACGTTGTCGAGGCAGGCGGCCTGGGCGCCCGCCCCGGCCAGGGACAGCAATGCGGCGGCAACGAGCCGCGTAAAACCCAACGGTTTTCCAGACATGGTTTCTCCTCCGTGTTGTCGTGGTATGGCGGACGCTTGTCGTTGTTATGGCGTCCGTCCCTTGCCGGCGGCATGGGCCCGCAAGACGATCCACTCTAGGAGGAAGGCCAGCCGTATGCCACTCCCCGTTCAGGGAGTCATGTTGCATGAAAGGGACCGGCGCGTCGGGTGCGCGCGTGCTAGCAGGCGCGCCCGCCGATCCAGTCGCGCGCCTTGGCCACCGCATGGGCGCGGCTGCGCACTTCGAGTTTCAGGAAGATCTGGTCGATGTGGTATTTCACGTTCAGCTCCGACAAATCGAGGATCTTCGCGATTTCCCAATTCGTCTTCCCCTCCTGCAGCCAGTGCAGGATCTCGCGCTGGCGCTCGCTCAGCGCCTTCCTGTTCTTGACGGGACGAGCCTGGTAATCGTCGACCGCGGCGAGCACCCGCGCCAGCGCGAAATGCAGGTGCGGCGTCAGCAGCTTCATCAGGTAGGCATGCTCCTGGCCGATCTCGCCGGGCAGGCGCGAAAAAATGAAAAAGCTGGAAAACACCCCGCCCAGGTCGAGCACGCCGTGCGCGATCGTATTGCGCAGATCGTACTTATTGAAAAGGCGCACCCAGTCGCCCGGCAGCTGGTCGTCGTCGCGCCCGCTCTGGAACCATTGCGGCTCGAGCGTTTCGCGCCAGCGCTTCATCAGGGGACTGTCGAGCCGCCCGTCCTCGTCGCGCAGGGGCTCGAAATACTCCATCGGATAATTCACATGCAGGACCTTGCGCACGTGATTGCCCTGACGGCTGACGCCGCCGATTCCGCACAGCATCGCCTCATGCGGCAGCACGGCGCGGCACGGCCCCTCGATCACGCGCGTGAACTCGTCCACCGTACGCACCTGCGTACAGCCGACCAGCACGTCCATGATGCGCTTGTCCAGATCGCCCTGTGCGGCGTGGTTCATCTCGGTCTCCCCCAAGATTCTGATGCTTTTTTTGTGTGGACAGTGCCCCGGTTCCGCCTGCCGCCAGCCTGTCGAGGGCCTTGCATGCTGCGCCAGGGAACGAGAAGGACTCGGAAGAGAATAGTTGAGCCGCGTGGATTGTCAAATGAAAAAACGTGCTAGTGCCATAGCCTGGCAGCGCAGGGCGAAGGGCTGGACGATGCGTGTCATCCACGCCGTGCATGTGACGGCGATAGGCCGGGATAGTGCGGGCGCCGGGTCAGGCGCTGCAGCGCAGGTTTTGCGGGATGGCGGCCAGCTGCAGGTGCTCGACGCGGTCGCGGCCATTGCGCTTGGCCTCGTACATGAGCTCGTCGGCAGCGGCAATCAGCTGGCGCAGCGGGTCCTCGCCGGTCGCCGCCCCCAGGTCGACGGTGGCCACGCCAAAGCTGGCCGTGGCGCGCAGGCGTACGCTGCCGTCCTGGGCGGCCAGTTCGGTCGCGCCAAAGCACGTGCGCAGGCGCTCGGCCAGGGCGATGCCGCCGGCCAGGCTGGTACCCGGCAGGACAATCAGGAATTCCTCGCCGCCGTAACGCACGACACTGTCGACCTCGCTTCGGACGGCGCCCTGCAGGATCTGCGCAAAGGCGCGCAGCACGACGTCCCCGTAATCATGGCCATGGGTATCGTTGATGTTCTTGAAGTGGTCGATATCGCACAGCAGCACCGTCAGGCTGTCCGGCCGGGCGCTACTGCCGACCCAGCGCCCTCCCATCAACTGCTCGTGCAGGTAGCGCCGGTTGAAGCAGCCGGTCAGGTGATCGCGCTCGGCCGCATGTTTCAGTACCGACCAGGAGCGGAACTCCTCGCGCGACACATGGTTGAAGCGGCGCGCGGCCAGGAAGCCGAAGGTATTGACCAGCACCAGCAGCATCCCCATCGTCAGGGTATCGGCAAAGGACATCTGGCTGTGCAGGTCGGCCAGCGCAACGAAAACCACCGTGGCGACGCTGGCCAGCGCCAGGGCGTAACGCAGGCGGTTCGGGATATACAAGTAAATGACCACGAGCATGATCGCCAGCGACATCGCGTGCCAGTGGAATTCAGCCGGGCGCGTCACGGCAATGAACATGAAGCAGACCATTGCCACGCTTTCGGCCA from Massilia sp. Se16.2.3 carries:
- a CDS encoding HEAT repeat domain-containing protein; protein product: MLRSVAPNAPETRSLARRVLASEQSPAVLIGALSALQAGAADPDEAAQVVAQLTTLSQHADPVVRSRSLQQLGQWDKSGESGPRLAQAPGDSAPEVRQAAIFAIAQTGARDPGVKDSLLALAANGQESRDVRGSALQVLERFPLSKEDYAHFARLRAQLQAQ
- a CDS encoding alpha/beta fold hydrolase, which encodes MSGKPLGFTRLVAAALLSLAGAGAQAACLDNVVLVHGNTGSPADWNNTVATLKGRGYLASQLFLPNWGSKTNPASNDHGTANTSPVKSAMTSAHASSCTGKIDVIGHSMGVTLAMKAINELGYASRVNSFVSVAGAQWGLNSCGVYPYNVITPTCGANGLSIDSPLTRSVRGKRYGAKMYSIKSWIDEVVCYGSCYVYGAHTSNVDLQNSTTDYALGHFGLQTQTTSRQADLLMN
- a CDS encoding helix-turn-helix transcriptional regulator, with amino-acid sequence MNHAAQGDLDKRIMDVLVGCTQVRTVDEFTRVIEGPCRAVLPHEAMLCGIGGVSRQGNHVRKVLHVNYPMEYFEPLRDEDGRLDSPLMKRWRETLEPQWFQSGRDDDQLPGDWVRLFNKYDLRNTIAHGVLDLGGVFSSFFIFSRLPGEIGQEHAYLMKLLTPHLHFALARVLAAVDDYQARPVKNRKALSERQREILHWLQEGKTNWEIAKILDLSELNVKYHIDQIFLKLEVRSRAHAVAKARDWIGGRAC
- a CDS encoding diguanylate cyclase, with amino-acid sequence MEISSLTAEFVRAPVEAAYLKHKQDQTQSLLSFTLTFCALFYLGFFVTDLAALGWGVETRAIPAARLLVAATAGVFAWLAYRRLLSVHFTRVAATMAESVAMVCFMFIAVTRPAEFHWHAMSLAIMLVVIYLYIPNRLRYALALASVATVVFVALADLHSQMSFADTLTMGMLLVLVNTFGFLAARRFNHVSREEFRSWSVLKHAAERDHLTGCFNRRYLHEQLMGGRWVGSSARPDSLTVLLCDIDHFKNINDTHGHDYGDVVLRAFAQILQGAVRSEVDSVVRYGGEEFLIVLPGTSLAGGIALAERLRTCFGATELAAQDGSVRLRATASFGVATVDLGAATGEDPLRQLIAAADELMYEAKRNGRDRVEHLQLAAIPQNLRCSA